In Cupriavidus basilensis, the following proteins share a genomic window:
- the rfbF gene encoding glucose-1-phosphate cytidylyltransferase, giving the protein MKAVILAGGLGTRISEESHLRPKPMIEVGGKPILWHIMKMYAAHGINDFVICLGYKGYVIKEYFANYFLHMSDVTFDMSENRMDVHCRKAEPWRVTLVDTGEESQTGGRLRRVREYLTPGEPFCFTYGDGVSDIDLTAEIAFHRNHGRWATVAAVQPPGRYGALERTSEGMVAGFAEKPRGDGAWINGGFFVLQPEVLDLIADDKTSWEQAPMEELATRGHLLAFEHQGFWQPMDTLREKNMLEQLWQSGAAPWKTW; this is encoded by the coding sequence ATGAAAGCCGTCATCCTGGCGGGCGGGCTGGGTACCCGCATCTCCGAAGAATCCCACCTGCGTCCCAAGCCCATGATTGAAGTGGGCGGCAAGCCGATCCTGTGGCACATCATGAAGATGTACGCCGCGCACGGCATCAATGATTTCGTCATCTGCCTGGGCTACAAGGGCTACGTCATCAAGGAATACTTCGCCAACTACTTCCTGCATATGTCGGATGTGACCTTCGACATGTCGGAAAACCGCATGGACGTGCACTGCCGCAAGGCCGAGCCGTGGCGCGTGACACTGGTGGATACCGGCGAGGAATCGCAGACCGGCGGGCGCCTGCGGCGCGTGCGCGAGTACCTCACGCCCGGCGAGCCGTTCTGCTTTACCTATGGCGACGGCGTGTCCGACATCGACCTCACCGCCGAGATCGCCTTTCACCGCAACCACGGCCGCTGGGCCACGGTAGCGGCCGTGCAGCCGCCGGGACGCTACGGCGCGCTCGAGCGTACCAGCGAAGGCATGGTGGCCGGCTTCGCGGAAAAGCCGCGCGGCGACGGCGCCTGGATCAATGGCGGCTTCTTCGTGCTGCAGCCCGAAGTGCTCGACCTGATCGCCGACGACAAGACCAGTTGGGAGCAGGCCCCCATGGAAGAGCTTGCCACGCGCGGGCACTTGCTGGCGTTCGAGCACCAGGGCTTCTGGCAGCCGATGGACACCCTGCGCGAGAAGAACATGCTGGAGCAGTTGTGGCAATCCGGCGCGGCACCTTGGAAGACATGGTGA
- a CDS encoding tetratricopeptide repeat protein, whose translation MKNFAFNAKADQHNKKAEASHFSGHFEEAIVHAEKARKLAPHMAKPYYWAAFSSLELHRLDDAYRFAQEGLAAHPGQPEIASMCARILAAMGKLEDARTMLRDCVASHPRCLEGWANYAIVLNKLGMHAEAKQASLKAIEIAPDHPAILANYANDLKNTGFAEDAIRVLQRAAAIAPTNKNIRSNLLFMLLFGEKTGAQDLLTEASRYAQMLARERLPKLAVQPRPRSDRIRIGILSNDLYRHACAYFLIPLIANLDRARFEVVALGLHAYHDNVTHKISIYCDRFVNLANKPDGEVVKLIREENIDVLIDLGGYTGTSPLHYMVHGLAPVQLTWLGYPGSTGMPAIQHRVTDWIGDPAGAEPNYTENLLRAPGPFAVYHPLVGNPLTVYQAEYQVRETPALRNGFITFGSCNNIGKLTDRTLRMWSAVLTRCPGSRLLVEAAGLDTDEVKVPLLERMQQAGIDTERVACILREGKNQYLTYHDIDIALDTSPVTGGTTTCDTLWMGVPVVSLAGPAFHTRVSAPFLHAVGLGGLVCETEEAYVEMAAQLAADVEQLNALRLSLRHRFEKSAIADVAGFTRWFEDQAAQLISQHRDVSHLKPRTQDGVFCNGAWHSMEELVLTIGLLLQEGRHIELNSLLENMSAKWSKHWLIAFALGEMAQREGRYDRALELLMEAVNLRPYHLPLYRLLSVRMREGGHDTSPVADILQQQFGLDLALIDSQGKPSTYEILGIQVLEEAA comes from the coding sequence ATGAAGAACTTCGCATTCAACGCCAAAGCGGACCAGCATAACAAGAAGGCTGAAGCCAGTCATTTCTCTGGCCACTTCGAGGAAGCCATCGTCCATGCGGAGAAGGCCAGGAAGCTCGCCCCGCATATGGCCAAGCCCTATTACTGGGCGGCTTTTTCCTCGCTGGAACTGCATCGGCTCGACGACGCGTACCGTTTCGCCCAGGAAGGACTGGCCGCGCATCCCGGCCAGCCTGAGATCGCATCCATGTGCGCGCGCATCCTTGCGGCGATGGGCAAGCTGGAGGACGCCAGGACCATGCTGCGAGACTGCGTGGCATCCCACCCGCGGTGCCTTGAAGGCTGGGCGAACTACGCCATCGTGCTGAACAAGCTGGGCATGCATGCCGAAGCCAAGCAAGCATCGCTCAAGGCCATCGAGATCGCTCCGGATCATCCGGCGATCCTGGCAAACTATGCCAATGACCTGAAAAATACCGGATTTGCCGAGGATGCAATCCGGGTATTGCAACGCGCCGCGGCAATCGCGCCGACCAACAAGAACATCCGCTCGAACCTGTTGTTCATGCTCTTGTTCGGCGAGAAGACGGGCGCGCAGGATCTGCTGACCGAAGCCTCCAGGTATGCGCAAATGCTGGCGCGCGAGCGGCTGCCGAAACTGGCCGTGCAGCCCCGCCCGCGCTCGGACAGGATCCGCATCGGCATCCTGTCGAACGACTTGTACAGGCACGCCTGCGCCTATTTCCTGATCCCGCTGATCGCCAACCTCGACCGGGCCAGATTCGAAGTGGTGGCGCTCGGCCTGCACGCCTATCACGACAACGTCACGCACAAGATATCCATCTACTGCGACCGCTTCGTCAACCTGGCCAATAAGCCGGATGGTGAAGTCGTCAAGCTGATCCGCGAGGAAAACATCGATGTGCTGATTGACCTTGGCGGATATACGGGCACCTCTCCGCTGCACTACATGGTCCACGGCCTGGCTCCGGTGCAACTCACCTGGCTTGGCTATCCCGGCAGCACCGGCATGCCGGCAATCCAGCATCGCGTGACCGACTGGATCGGGGATCCGGCCGGGGCGGAGCCCAACTACACCGAGAACCTGCTGCGCGCGCCCGGCCCGTTTGCCGTCTACCACCCGCTGGTCGGCAATCCGCTGACGGTCTATCAGGCCGAATACCAGGTCAGGGAAACGCCGGCGTTGCGCAATGGCTTCATTACCTTCGGCTCTTGCAACAACATCGGCAAGCTGACCGACCGGACCCTGCGGATGTGGAGCGCCGTACTGACGCGCTGCCCTGGCAGCCGGCTGCTGGTCGAGGCAGCAGGGCTCGATACGGATGAAGTGAAGGTGCCCCTGCTGGAGCGCATGCAGCAAGCCGGCATCGACACCGAGCGCGTCGCCTGCATCCTCCGGGAAGGCAAGAACCAGTACCTGACCTACCACGATATCGATATCGCACTGGATACCTCGCCGGTCACCGGCGGCACCACGACCTGCGACACGCTCTGGATGGGCGTGCCCGTGGTCTCGCTGGCCGGCCCGGCATTCCACACCCGCGTCTCCGCGCCCTTCCTGCACGCCGTAGGCCTGGGCGGCCTGGTCTGCGAAACGGAGGAGGCCTACGTCGAGATGGCCGCGCAGCTTGCCGCGGACGTGGAGCAGCTCAACGCGCTGCGACTCTCCCTGCGGCACCGCTTCGAGAAAAGCGCCATCGCCGACGTGGCCGGGTTTACGCGCTGGTTCGAAGACCAGGCAGCGCAACTGATCAGCCAGCACCGGGATGTGAGCCACCTCAAGCCGCGTACGCAGGACGGCGTGTTCTGCAATGGCGCCTGGCATTCGATGGAAGAACTGGTGCTGACCATCGGGCTGCTTCTGCAGGAAGGACGCCATATCGAGCTCAACAGCCTGCTGGAAAACATGTCGGCCAAGTGGAGCAAGCACTGGCTGATCGCCTTCGCGCTGGGTGAGATGGCCCAGCGCGAGGGCCGCTACGACCGCGCGCTCGAACTACTGATGGAAGCCGTCAACCTGCGCCCGTACCACCTGCCGCTCTACCGCCTGCTCAGCGTGCGGATGCGCGAAGGCGGTCATGACACGAGTCCCGTGGCCGATATCCTGCAGCAGCAGTTCGGCCTCGACCTGGCCCTGATCGATAGCCAGGGCAAACCTTCGACCTACGAAATCCTGGGCATCCAGGTGCTGGAGGAAGCAGCATGA